In a single window of the Equus quagga isolate Etosha38 chromosome 7, UCLA_HA_Equagga_1.0, whole genome shotgun sequence genome:
- the LOC124243101 gene encoding brain-specific serine protease 4-like — translation MAISRTPPALGGGCLRILTPLLLLASIATLDAAYTPAPPACGKPQQLNRIVGGEDSADAEWPWVVSIQKNGTHHCAGSLLTSRWVVTAAHCFKGNMNKPLQFSVLLGAWQLGNPGSRSQEVGVAWVQPHPVYSWKEGSRADIALVRLEHPIQFSERILPICLPDSSVHLPPNTDCWIAGWGSVQDGVPLHHPQTLQKLKVPIIDSEICSRLYWWGAGQGAITEDMLCAGYLEGERDACLGDSGGPLMCQVDGTWLLAGIISWGEGCAERNRPGVYISLTAHRSWVQKTVQGVQLRGRSQGSGLAGRRGRAPRALRAPRAVQGRLG, via the exons ATGGCGATTTCCAGAactcccccagccctgggtggGGGCTGTCTCAGGATCTTGACCCCCCTGCTGCTTCTGGCTTCCATAG CCACCCTCGATGCTGCCTACACACCTG CCCCCCCGGCCTGTGGGAAGCCGCAGCAGCTGAACAGGATCGTGGGCGGTGAGGACAGCGCCGATGCTGAGTGGCCCTGGGTCGTGAGCATCCAGAAGAATGGGACCCACCACTGCGCGGGCTCCCTGCTCACCAGCCGCTGGGTGGTCACTGCCGCCCACTGCTTCAAAGG CAATATGAACAAGCCACTCCAGTTCTCCGTGCTGCTGGGGGCCTGGCAGCTGGGGAACCCGGGCTCGCGATCCCAGGAGGTGGGTGTTGCCTGGGTGCAGCCCCACCCCGTGTACTCCTGGAAGGAGGGCTCCCGGGCAGACATTGCCCTGGTGCGCCTCGAACACCCCATCCAGTTCTCTGAGCGAATCCTGCCCATCTGCCTGCCTGACTCCTCTGTCCATCTCCCTCCGAACACAGACTGCTGGATTGCAGGCTGGGGGAGTGTCCAAGACGGAG tgCCCCTGCACCACCCACAGACTCTGCAGAAGCTCAAGGTGCCCATCATTGACTCAGAAATCTGCAGCCGCCTGTACTggtggggagctgggcagggagCCATCACAGAGGACATGCTGTGCGCTGGCTACCTGGAGGGGGAGCGAGATGCCTGTCTG GGAGACTCCGGGGGCCCCCTGATGTGCCAGGTCGACGGCACCTGGCTGCTGGCAGGCATCATCAGTTGGGGCGAGGGCTGTGCGGAGCGCAACCGGCCCGGCGTCTACATCAGCCTGACTGCCCACCGCTCCTGGGTGCAGAAGACCGTGCAAGGGGTGCAACTCCGTGGGCGCTCGCAGGGGAGCGGGCTCGCGGGGCGCCGAGGACGGGCTCCAAGGGCGCTGCGCGCTCCGAGGGCCGTCCAGGGCCGTCTGGGTTAG